In Microbulbifer pacificus, the genomic stretch GTAGCGTGCACAGGGCCTGGGGCAGTTCCGGTGCCAGTCGCGCCGCTGGTGGGTGCGGGCTTTTGACGATGCGATCGACAATGACATAGGGGCTGCTGTTATTGCCGAAGGGGGGTTGTCCGCACAGAAGGCGATAGGCAAGTACCCCAAGGGCGAACAGGTCGCTGCGGTTGTCCAGTGGCTTGCCCTGAGCCTGTTCCGGCGACATGGCGCCCCAACTGCCGGCGATGTGTTGCTCGCGGGTGAGGTCGCTGTCTTCCTGCCAGTTCCTGGCGATACCGAAGTCGGTGATCTTGATGGTGCCAGTGCTGTCCACCAGGATGTTTTCAGCCTTGAGATCGCGGTGGATGATCCCGGCGCTGTGGGCGCGGGTCAGGCCTGCACAGATCTGTTTCAGCAGCTGCAGCTTTTGTGACAGGTCGGGGTTGCGCTCTCTCTGCCAGCGCTCGAGATTGCAGCCATCCACATATTCCATGACCAGCGCAATACCCTCTTCACCCTCAACCACATCGTAGAGTTGCACGATGTTGTTGTGATTGAGCTGTGCCAGCAGCAGGGCCTCGCGGCGGATGCGCTCACCGGCGTTGCTGCTGTTGGGATTGCGGAGCAGCTTTTTGATGGCAACCTGGCGGTTCAGTCTCTCATCGGTGGCGAGATAGACAACGCCCATTCCTCCCGAACCTAATCGAGTGGTGGCGTGGTAACGACCGATGTAAAAAGGTAACGGCTCTGGTTGCATGCTGGTGACTGCGGTAAGTAATTTTTTACGGGCAAACCGCCGTCCTTGGATAAGGTTCGTTCCCTGACGAGTTGTTTTCAGTGGCGCCGCTCGTCAAGCGGGCGCAACCTCCGGTATGGCATATTCCCCGGTGCTGGCTTCCAGCTCTTCTTTCTGTGAACCCTTGAAAATATCCAGCAGGTAACAGCCCAGGCGCATCTCATAGGAGCGGCGTTCCACAAGACGCGAGGTATCGATGGCGTCTGGCAGGCTGTCGGCGATCTGTTTGCGCGCACGGAAAATCTGCGTATTCAGGTGGTTCACGGTTATGCCCAGCTCGCGGGTGGCGAGGTCGGCGGATACCCAACCCTGGTCGGCGTGATCGATCCCGCGCTGGATATCGCGAATACGCGCGCGCGCCAGGTACAGCAGCAGGTAGTTGTGGGTGCGTGCGGGCAGGTCGAGACGCATATCGTCACGGGTCAGCTGCAGTTGAATATGCTCTTCGTGATGACTGACGGAAAAGCGCAGACGGAAATCCGATACGCAAAGATTTTTGAAGGAGAGCTCGGTCGTAGTGCTCTGGCTATTGCCGAGAAACAGCTCCCAGCTGTGGCGCGCGCAGTCGATGCGGTAGCCGTGCCGGACGACTCTGGCGGTGCTGCTGTTTCCCGAACCATCGAGCATCTCGTAGATCCACACTCCATTGATCGGATTGAAATGCAGACTGGCGATGGGGTCGTGTTCGTCCGGCAGCAGGTGATAGGACTCAAGTGAGATGGCGTCGCCGCTGTGAATGTCGATGAGCAGATTTTCCGGCGCGTCGAGGTTTTCCACTTTCCACACCGGGTTGGTGGCGCGACCGAAGGTGATCCCGTCACCAATATGTAACTGCTGGTTTTTGGCGGGGATCAACTGCTGGCCGTTGACCCAGGTGCCGTTGCGGCTGAGATCGCGAATGATCCAGTGGCTTCCGGTCCACTGGATGGCCGCGTGAATACCGGAAATCTCCGGCAGGGTGATGCGTGTATCGGCAACCCCCTGGCGGCGGCCGATGGTGTGGTGCGCCATCAGAAAAACGGGTTGATCCCGGTCAGGATGTTGCAAGCAAGCCATGTTCAGTCCCTTCCCCAAAAAGCTGCACCGGCAAGTACACGCGCAGCATTGGGCCTATGTGCGGTGTCGGGTGCAGAAGTTATCAAGACAGGGCGGCTGGAATGGTGTTTGCCTGGCACAACCTTGTGCGCGGCAATATGGTCAGGAATCGAGCCTGAAAGCGCAGTGGGGGCCGCTCCAATACGAGCCCTCACTGATCAATTTGTTTTTCGCCGGGGCGCGGTCGCGGCCTGGAGTCACTACACCAATTACCTCGCCGGGTAATGTGCGTCACTTCTCATTTTTTCTGCCGCGACAGAGCTTTGCACTGCTGTCTTGAGTCAGTAGTCACTTACCAATAGGCGAGCGTCCACTATAGTGTTGCCGCTCCATTTATACCGGACTGTCGCCCGATTGCAATCGTCAGATGTGAATTGTCCGCAAACAGGCACAGATGTACCGGATGTGGCTTGAGGATATATCGATGGCGCCTAAGTCAACTCGGACTGCGGCGGCTCAATGTGGAAATTGGTGTCAGAAGCTGCTGCTGTGACCGGGGTCGTCTTCTTCGGGCAGGTTGCGCTCATCTTTGCGGTCCAAGTCGCCCACATCCAGAACTGGTGAAGCATCGATATGCTCGGCGTCCATCATCAGTGCCACCCGCTGCAGAGCAGAGATGATCATCGACTGTTCCCATTCACGCAGATCACGGAACTGTTTGACGAAGTGGTCCTGCAGTGGCGTAGGGGCATCGCGGATGATCTCCATACCTTTTTCTGTCAGATAGGCGTGCACCTTGCGCTTGTCTTCTTCGGAGCGCTCACGGTACACCAGACCGCGCTTTTCCAGGCGGTCGAGAATGGTGGTAACGGTGGCCTGGCTGAGGCTGATTTCCTTGGCGAGCGCGCCGATGGTGACCTGGCCGTGCTCTCGGATTGCCTGCATTAGCAGCAATTGCGGTGCGGTGAGGCCGGCGGTCTTTACCAGCTGCCGCGAGTGCAGGTCGGTGGCGCGGATCAGGCGGCGGAGTGTGGTCAGTACTTCTTCGATCTTGTCCATCAGCAGCAGGGTCTCAATTTCATCGCGGTAGCGGGCGCCTGAAAAGGTGGTGGGGAGATAGTGCCCGCGCCCGACTTTAGGTTCTGCGCCGCTTTTGTCAAATCCGATCCCGCTGCGGTTGCCGCCTTTACCGTCCTCCCGAGCGTGACTGCGCTTTTGCGTGGATT encodes the following:
- a CDS encoding FHA domain-containing protein, which produces MACLQHPDRDQPVFLMAHHTIGRRQGVADTRITLPEISGIHAAIQWTGSHWIIRDLSRNGTWVNGQQLIPAKNQQLHIGDGITFGRATNPVWKVENLDAPENLLIDIHSGDAISLESYHLLPDEHDPIASLHFNPINGVWIYEMLDGSGNSSTARVVRHGYRIDCARHSWELFLGNSQSTTTELSFKNLCVSDFRLRFSVSHHEEHIQLQLTRDDMRLDLPARTHNYLLLYLARARIRDIQRGIDHADQGWVSADLATRELGITVNHLNTQIFRARKQIADSLPDAIDTSRLVERRSYEMRLGCYLLDIFKGSQKEELEASTGEYAIPEVAPA
- a CDS encoding MarR family winged helix-turn-helix transcriptional regulator, whose protein sequence is MDKIEEVLTTLRRLIRATDLHSRQLVKTAGLTAPQLLLMQAIREHGQVTIGALAKEISLSQATVTTILDRLEKRGLVYRERSEEDKRKVHAYLTEKGMEIIRDAPTPLQDHFVKQFRDLREWEQSMIISALQRVALMMDAEHIDASPVLDVGDLDRKDERNLPEEDDPGHSSSF